AGTTCGAGCCTTCCTCCCACGCGAGGATGTGGGTGGCGATGCGGTCGAGGAACCACCGGTCGTGCGAGGTGATGACCGCACAGCCCGGGAACTCCAGCAGGGCGTTCTCCAGGCTGGAGAGCGTCTCGGTGTCGAGGTCGTTGGTGGGCTCGTCGAGCAGCAGCACGTTGCCGCCCTGCTTGAGGGTGAGCGCCAGGTTGAGCCGGTTGCGCTCTCCGCCGGACAGGACGCCCGCCTTCTTCTGCTGGTCCGGGCCCTTGAACCCGAACGCGGCGATGTAGGCGCGAGACGGCATCTCGACCTGGCCGACCTTGATGTAGTCGAGCCCGTCGGAGACGACCTCCCAGACGTTCTTCGCCGGGTCGATCCCTCCCCGGCTCTGGTCGGCGTAAGAGATCTTGACGGTCTCGCCGACGACGATCGCGCCGTCGTCGGGCGTCTCGCCGCCGGTGATCATCCGGAACAGGGTGGTCTTGCCGACGCCGTTCGGGCCGATGACGCCGACGAGGCCGTTACGCGGCAGGTCGAAGGAGAGGCTCTCCATCAGGACGCGGTCCTCGAAGCCCTTGGTGAGCTTCTCCGAACGGATGACCGTGGTGCCCAGGCGCGGGCCCGGCGGGATCTGGATCTCTTCGAAGTCGAGCTTGCGGTGCTTGTCGGCCTCGGCGGCCATCTCGTCGTAGCGCTGCAGACGTGCCCGGCTCTTGGTCTGGCGGGCCCGGGCGTTGGAGCGGACCCACTCCAGCTCCTCCTCCAGGCGCTTCTTGCGCTTGGCGTCCTTCTGGCCCTCGAGCTTGAGCCGCGCCGACTTGGCCTCCAGGTAGGTGGAGTAGTTGCCCTCGTAGGCGTGGCAGCGGCCGCGGTCGAGCTCCAGGATCCACCCGGCCACGTTGTCCAGGAAGTAACGGTCGTGGGTGACCGCCAGGACGGTGCCGGGGTATTTCTCCAGGTGCGACTCCAGCCACTGAACGCTCTCGGCGTCGAGGTGGTTGGTGGGCTCGTCGAGCAGGAGGAGGTCGGGCTGCTCCAGCAGCAGCTTGCACAGCGCGACCCGGCGCCGCTCACCACCGGAGAGCTGGGTGACATCGGCATCCGGCGGCGGGCAACGGAGCGCGTCCATCGCCTGCTCGAGCTGGCTGTCGAGATCCCACCCGTTACGGTGATCCAGCGCGTCCTGAAGCTTGCCCATCTCGTTGAGCAGCTCGTCGCTGTAGTCGGTGGCCATCAGCTCGGCGATCTCGTTGAACCGATCGAGCATGGCCTTGGTCTCGGCGACGCCCTCTTCGACGTTGCCGAGCACGGTCTTGGATTCGTTGAGCGGGGGCTCCTGCTGAAGCATGCCGACGGTGAAGCCGGGCATGAGCCGGGCGTCGCCGTTGGACGGCTGCTCCAGACCCGCCATCATCTTCAGCAGCGTCGACTTTCCGGTGCCGTTGGGGCCCAGGACGCCGATCTTGGCGCCCGGCAGGAACGACAGCGTCACGTCGTCGAGGACGACCTTGTCGCCGTGCGCCTTGCGCACGCGCTGCAATGTGTAGATGTACTCCGGCATACCGTCTAGCTTAGGGCCTGTCGGGCTTAGCTAGGGGCGGCCTCGGAGCCAGGCCTGCGAGCCGGGGGCACAACCGTTGCGGGCAGGCAGATCCGGTCACGGCCGAGCTCCTTCGCGCGGTAAAGGGCCAGGTCCGCCGCGGCGAGCAGCTCGATCAGGTCGTCGCCGTGCATGCTCATGACCGCCACACCGACCGAGATGGTCACAGTGATCAGGTTGTCGTCCGCGGGAACCGCCATCCGC
Above is a genomic segment from Streptosporangium album containing:
- the ettA gene encoding energy-dependent translational throttle protein EttA produces the protein MPEYIYTLQRVRKAHGDKVVLDDVTLSFLPGAKIGVLGPNGTGKSTLLKMMAGLEQPSNGDARLMPGFTVGMLQQEPPLNESKTVLGNVEEGVAETKAMLDRFNEIAELMATDYSDELLNEMGKLQDALDHRNGWDLDSQLEQAMDALRCPPPDADVTQLSGGERRRVALCKLLLEQPDLLLLDEPTNHLDAESVQWLESHLEKYPGTVLAVTHDRYFLDNVAGWILELDRGRCHAYEGNYSTYLEAKSARLKLEGQKDAKRKKRLEEELEWVRSNARARQTKSRARLQRYDEMAAEADKHRKLDFEEIQIPPGPRLGTTVIRSEKLTKGFEDRVLMESLSFDLPRNGLVGVIGPNGVGKTTLFRMITGGETPDDGAIVVGETVKISYADQSRGGIDPAKNVWEVVSDGLDYIKVGQVEMPSRAYIAAFGFKGPDQQKKAGVLSGGERNRLNLALTLKQGGNVLLLDEPTNDLDTETLSSLENALLEFPGCAVITSHDRWFLDRIATHILAWEEGSNWFWFEGNFADYEKNKIERLGADAARPHRVTYRKLTRD